Proteins from one Nicotiana tabacum cultivar K326 chromosome 23, ASM71507v2, whole genome shotgun sequence genomic window:
- the LOC107772447 gene encoding decapping 5-like protein isoform X2 codes for MRSYGTEGRKKDSPQVPPNDRVYDYILFRGSDIKDLQVKSSPPPQVEESLDNDPAIIQSRCAGVHPSSSKPVSLNGGSLTEYGTYKGPASLNSVPASHQSVNHFEQGSSEATQSNFGSYTTPTYGQRHSEPASSHRAPQHSLLPAVSHPMMQDLLQAYPLQGPEPFTSTVLSKSVASVPLVNTANSLSLTSRHSLAPQQLPMAPSTNIISPLLNVSSSMSSYAYAPSAFAQSGQNVGSYAYAPSAFPQSGQSVGNSGAPILARIGSNTSPFYPVSPVVDSSSGVFPQQPPRLLTPDQLSLPRLSGQLYSDQKDLGALSSEPLNPSSLATPAVQAPLLPLPPAAKKLQSSSEFTEEFDFVAMNGKFNKDEVWGYLGKAKQTAKTMDSEDIGNENKGNEDGYGLDCNADPKPAYNKDDFFDNISRNTVARGGRNGQNRFSQRMRQDTETFGNHQQRPYPGYGGYGPGHGGHRGGYGRGRGYNNYGSRGRGGYMRM; via the exons A TGAGATCATACGGAACTGAGGGGCGTAAGAAAGACAGTCCACAGGTTCCTCCAAATGATAGAGTTTATGACTACATTTTGTTTCGTGGGAGTGACATTAAG GATTTGCAAGTAAAGTCCTCTCCACCTCCTCAAGTGGAAGAATCATTGGATAACGATCCTGCAATTATTCAG TCACGCTGTGCTGGAGTCCATCCAAGCTCTTCAAAACCAGTTTCGCTGAATGGTGGATCTTTGACAGAATATGGCACTTACAAGGGACCTGCTTCCTTGAATAGTGTGCCAGCTTCACATCAATCAGTAAACCATTTTGAACAAGGCAGTTCTGAGGCAACTCAATCCAACTTTGGTTCTTATACAACGCCAACTTACGGACAAAGACACAGTGAACCTGCAAGCAGTCACCGTGCTCCACAGCATTCTCTTCTACCTGCTGTTTCACATCCAATGATGCAGGATTTGCTGCAGGCTTATCCACTCCAGGGTCCTGAACCTTTCACATCAACTGTTCTATCAAAATCCGTAGCTTCAGTGCCTTTGGTTAACACTGCAAATTCTTTATCTTTAACTAGTAGACATAGTCTTGCACCCCAACAACTTCCCATGGCTCCTAGTACTAACATTATATCTCCCTTATTAAATGTATCATCTTCAATGTCTTCTTATGCGTATGCTCCTTCTGCATTTGCCCAATCTGGTCAAAATGTGGGTTCTTATGCGTATGCTCCTTCGGCATTTCCCCAATCTGGTCAAAGTGTGGGCAACTCTGGTGCTCCAATCCTTGCTAGAATAGGTTCTAACACTTCACCCTTCTATCCTGTATCCCCAGTTGTAGATTCCTCATCAGGTGTCTTTCCACAGCAACCCCCTAGACTGCTAACTCCGGATCAGTTATCTCTACCCAGATTATCTGGGCAATTATATTCAGATCAGAAGGACCTTGGTGCTCTGAGCTCAGAACCTTTGAATCCCTCATCACTTGCTACTCCAGCAGTCCAAGCGCCATTGTTGCCATTGCCACCTGCTGCGAAGAAG TTGCAATCATCTTCTGAGTTTACTGAAGAATTCGATTTTGTTGCAATGAATGGGAAGTTTAATAAGGATGAAGTATGGGGTTATCTTGGAAAAGCAAAACAAACAGCTAAAACAATGGACAGTGAGGACATTGGCAATGAGAACAAGGGGAATGAAGACGGTTATGGCTTGGATTGTAATGCTGATCCCAAA CCTGCCTATAATAAGGATGACTTCTTTGATAATATATCTCGTAACACAGTTGCTCGTGGAGGTAGGAATGGGCAGAATCGTTTTTCTCAGAGGATGAGGCAGGATACTGAG ACTTTTGGTAACCATCAACAGAGGCCTTATCCTGGATATGGTGGCTATGGGCCTGGACATGGTGGGCACCGTGGTGGCTATGGTAGGGGAAGGGGGTATAATAACTATGGCAGTAGGGGCCGTGGAGGGTACATGAGGATGTAG
- the LOC107772445 gene encoding uncharacterized protein LOC107772445 translates to MKLCTRGLSTNLKAPIFVKNSKSASTVKWFQISGFEFPVSLSTISVRCTRSSVHVSSPVIQSDIDSSTLHIPEENLEKNVEKVIYSCRFFTILAVWGSLIGSFLCFIKGCSCVVESFQAYFASRTKVIVYLVEALDIYLLGTVMLVFGMGLYELFISNLDKGKSMSREKSSPYRSNLLGMFTLKERPRWLEITSVSGLKTKIGHVIVMLLLIGLFDKSKRAVINSPFDLLCFSASLLLCSACLYLLSKLTDDN, encoded by the exons ATGAAACTTTGTACTAGAGGTTTATCCACAAATTTAAAAGCTCCAATCTTTGTGAAGAACTCAAAATCAGCTTCAACTGTGAAATGGTTTCAGATTTCTGGTTTTGAATTTCCAGTTTCCTTATCTACTATTTCAGTTCGTTGCACCCGTTCTTCAGTTCATGTTTCATCACCAGTTATTCAGTCTGATATTGATTCAAGCACGCTTCATATTCCTGAAGAAAACTTAGAGAAAAATGTAGAGAAG gttatttatagcTGTCGGTTTTTCACTATTCTTGCAGTGTGGGGTTCCTTGATTGGATCATTTCTTTGCTTTATCAAG GGTTGCTCATGTGTGGTAGAATCATTCCAAGCATACTTTGCAAGCCGAACCAAGGTTATTGTGTATCTCGTTGAGGCTTTAG ATATATATTTATTAGGGACAGTGATGTTAGTGTTTGGGATGGGACTGTATGAGCTCTTCATCAGCAACCTTGACAAAGGAAAATCAATGTCAAGGGAGAAAAGTAGTCCATATAGATCAAATCTCTTGGGCATGTTCACTCTAAAG GAACGGCCGAGATGGTTGGAAATAACTAGTGTCAGTGGGCTGAAAACCAAAATTGGCCAtgttattgtgatgcttcttctTATAGGCTTGTTTGACAAAAGCAAGAGGGCTGTTATAAACTCTCCATTTGATCTGCTTTGCTTCTCTGCTTCTCTGCTTCTTTGTTCTGCCTGCCTCTATCTGCTTTCTAAACTCACCGACGACAACTGA
- the LOC107772446 gene encoding protein MODIFYING WALL LIGNIN-1 — protein sequence METHQFIYPILVFFVTALGLVSITLCIVAEFKKTKKKDLRFDGKLCYLPGSVAFELGIGALICLLMAQVIGNLLICRMFFSRDSWKAKKKPTLLINGFICALSWVSFVMAIILIGAASSMSKSQPLGEGWVDGECYIVKEGVYIISAILVFVTLSSTLVPFILKIRKKNQVEIRWQHTSTT from the exons ATGGAAACTCACCAATTCATATACCCAATTCTAGTCTTCTTTGTTACTGCCCTTGGCCTTGTCTCCATCACTCTATGCATAGTTGCTGAATTCAAGAAAACAAAG AAGAAAGATCTCAGGTTTGATGGGAAATTGTGTTACTTGCCTGGAAGTGTGGCTTTTGAATTGGGAATTGGAGCTTTAATTTGTTTATTAATGGCTCAAGTGATTGGGAACTTGTTGATATGCAGAATGTTCTTCTCAAGGGACAGTTGGAAAGCTAAGAAAAAACCCACCCTGCTTATTAATGGCTTCATTTGTGCTCTTTCATG GGTCAGCTTTGTAATGGCAATAATTTTAATAGGGGCAGCCAGTAGCATGAGCAAGAGTCAGCCACTGGGTGAAGGATGGGTTGATGGTGAATGTTACATAGTCAAAGAGGGTGTCTACATTATTTCAGCAATTTTGGTCTTTGTAACTTTGAGCTCAACACTTGTTCCCTTCATCttgaaaataaggaagaagaacCAAGTTGAAATAAGATGGCAACATACCTCAACAACATGA
- the LOC107772447 gene encoding protein decapping 5 isoform X1 has protein sequence MANDSGINQPSSSSTAAAASPSPSSSAADSYIGSFISLTSKSEIRYEGVLYYLNPQDSSLGLKNVRSYGTEGRKKDSPQVPPNDRVYDYILFRGSDIKDLQVKSSPPPQVEESLDNDPAIIQSRCAGVHPSSSKPVSLNGGSLTEYGTYKGPASLNSVPASHQSVNHFEQGSSEATQSNFGSYTTPTYGQRHSEPASSHRAPQHSLLPAVSHPMMQDLLQAYPLQGPEPFTSTVLSKSVASVPLVNTANSLSLTSRHSLAPQQLPMAPSTNIISPLLNVSSSMSSYAYAPSAFAQSGQNVGSYAYAPSAFPQSGQSVGNSGAPILARIGSNTSPFYPVSPVVDSSSGVFPQQPPRLLTPDQLSLPRLSGQLYSDQKDLGALSSEPLNPSSLATPAVQAPLLPLPPAAKKLQSSSEFTEEFDFVAMNGKFNKDEVWGYLGKAKQTAKTMDSEDIGNENKGNEDGYGLDCNADPKPAYNKDDFFDNISRNTVARGGRNGQNRFSQRMRQDTETFGNHQQRPYPGYGGYGPGHGGHRGGYGRGRGYNNYGSRGRGGYMRM, from the exons ATGGCGAATGATTCCGGTATCAACCAACCGTCGTCGTCGTCGACGGCAGCGGCGGCGTCACCATCGCCGTCGTCGTCTGCGGCGGATTCGTATATCGGAAGTTTCATTAGTCTGACATCCAAGTCTGAGATTCGTTACGAAGGAGTGCTTTACTATCTTAATCCTCAAGACTCTTCCCTTGGCTTGAAGAACG TGAGATCATACGGAACTGAGGGGCGTAAGAAAGACAGTCCACAGGTTCCTCCAAATGATAGAGTTTATGACTACATTTTGTTTCGTGGGAGTGACATTAAG GATTTGCAAGTAAAGTCCTCTCCACCTCCTCAAGTGGAAGAATCATTGGATAACGATCCTGCAATTATTCAG TCACGCTGTGCTGGAGTCCATCCAAGCTCTTCAAAACCAGTTTCGCTGAATGGTGGATCTTTGACAGAATATGGCACTTACAAGGGACCTGCTTCCTTGAATAGTGTGCCAGCTTCACATCAATCAGTAAACCATTTTGAACAAGGCAGTTCTGAGGCAACTCAATCCAACTTTGGTTCTTATACAACGCCAACTTACGGACAAAGACACAGTGAACCTGCAAGCAGTCACCGTGCTCCACAGCATTCTCTTCTACCTGCTGTTTCACATCCAATGATGCAGGATTTGCTGCAGGCTTATCCACTCCAGGGTCCTGAACCTTTCACATCAACTGTTCTATCAAAATCCGTAGCTTCAGTGCCTTTGGTTAACACTGCAAATTCTTTATCTTTAACTAGTAGACATAGTCTTGCACCCCAACAACTTCCCATGGCTCCTAGTACTAACATTATATCTCCCTTATTAAATGTATCATCTTCAATGTCTTCTTATGCGTATGCTCCTTCTGCATTTGCCCAATCTGGTCAAAATGTGGGTTCTTATGCGTATGCTCCTTCGGCATTTCCCCAATCTGGTCAAAGTGTGGGCAACTCTGGTGCTCCAATCCTTGCTAGAATAGGTTCTAACACTTCACCCTTCTATCCTGTATCCCCAGTTGTAGATTCCTCATCAGGTGTCTTTCCACAGCAACCCCCTAGACTGCTAACTCCGGATCAGTTATCTCTACCCAGATTATCTGGGCAATTATATTCAGATCAGAAGGACCTTGGTGCTCTGAGCTCAGAACCTTTGAATCCCTCATCACTTGCTACTCCAGCAGTCCAAGCGCCATTGTTGCCATTGCCACCTGCTGCGAAGAAG TTGCAATCATCTTCTGAGTTTACTGAAGAATTCGATTTTGTTGCAATGAATGGGAAGTTTAATAAGGATGAAGTATGGGGTTATCTTGGAAAAGCAAAACAAACAGCTAAAACAATGGACAGTGAGGACATTGGCAATGAGAACAAGGGGAATGAAGACGGTTATGGCTTGGATTGTAATGCTGATCCCAAA CCTGCCTATAATAAGGATGACTTCTTTGATAATATATCTCGTAACACAGTTGCTCGTGGAGGTAGGAATGGGCAGAATCGTTTTTCTCAGAGGATGAGGCAGGATACTGAG ACTTTTGGTAACCATCAACAGAGGCCTTATCCTGGATATGGTGGCTATGGGCCTGGACATGGTGGGCACCGTGGTGGCTATGGTAGGGGAAGGGGGTATAATAACTATGGCAGTAGGGGCCGTGGAGGGTACATGAGGATGTAG